cgacatttctagtcacgtgacttcggcgcttatatcatacgctaagcgccgagccacgtccccatccgcgcttaaatcagcatacgtagccacctccacctatgacgtcatcaatgacacgtatgcatgagtaaggccgaccgcggagcggggttcttattggattatatatttgatatgatgtatttgtaattagtcactctgtagaatatataaggaggccaaccgaccatggtaacacccaggtcaattacctcttgtcgcatcccccaACTGTAtgaggccttaggccagtaattACTAAGTTCCCTACCTGTActcgttgccttaagcggcttccttatcgtagatacatagcttgccattgccattagggctttggtcattgtacttagatagttagtcgtcgtaggtagccacctcaccgccttaagcggtttttacttagttctatacggccacaagcgcccgctacctagacaacccttacggacgtctaggacactaggtaattgaccttaagttggttgcaaaccgtgcctacccgcacccaccacacttagCCCAACAACGAGAAGGAACcttgtactagcacgagggaaataccggagattgggatcgccttttgctgttaataatcaaaccagcgtcgtcccctcctagtaccgaattgctataaggcaagAATTCcctatcgcccgcataccccggtcgccgcaccttttaccagcggacctagacagccaatacacccgcttgcagagattggattctacatcacgcccgcccacggctgtgattagtaactcctactgttcaacgctaggtcgtttgacgcaaggtcttAGCGATCGagtaataaagcgctcataagtcctgacacagGCACCTACTAGTCCCCCTCCCACTTCCACCATTACATCCCGCACTCCTACTCGCTCGTCCTCGCGGGCATCAtctcacgctggccgctcctaccccgCTCCTactatggcaacccgttcccggacaTCCTCTTGAGCCCAGTCCCCTTTCGATCCGAGAGACCTGGGACCCCGACTTCCGTCAGCCACCCCTGTCgaacttggggaagtctcccttgaGCGGGTTacccgcctcctccttggcctcctcagcCAAGTTGAGAACCTTGAGCGGAAGCTCAAAGAAGTCAAGGAAACGGGGATCGAGACCCGAACCAACGTCGAAAATATCTCCCAAACcgtcaatgttgtcaaggatgggctttgaagcctccaactccatgggccaaggaccccagaagaagcCAAGCCCCCGgtcgtggaagcaacgccacgccccctacaCAAAATCGAGCCTATTGGATCGATTAGTGGGCCCTCCTTCTGGCCCAAGCAACCAAAAGGGCTCCCCAGCTTCGCCCAGCCAGCCCCCCAGAGGGCCATACCCCCGCGagtcccttctccccctccatctccgcgtctccgatccccCATTGGAGTACCTGCCCCTCCAGCTCCGGCTCCAGCCGTCACCTATCctgccccggtcaaagtagaccacccagatgcctatacaggcaagatcgggagtgaggccaagcaatggctcacaaggatgctggCATGGACCCGGCTAAATTTGCGCATGTTTCCCACGGACCAAGAAGTCCTATCCTTCCTTctaatgaatatgaaggactccgcgggagcatgggcaCATCCACACCTCGACCAGCTCGGATCACACCGGGcaatcatccaaacggttgaGGGATTTAAATTGGAGTTTTTGGCAGCATTCGgtgaccctgacgccacaagggccgccgagcggaagatcaccacactcacccagtccggcacatgcgcggactatatcaccaagttcaggaccctggcaatggaactggattggaacgacgcggcccttagaggccagtttgcccgcggcctccactgggaggtcagccgccaaatcgCAACTCGCGAACACCGGCCCCGAACCCTCCtcgagctgcagaacgcagcgCTTGTCATCAATAACGCTCTCCGCGAAGAGCGCGCTAGTCACCCACCGAGGGACAGTAAATCTAGCAAAAcatccaaccccgcaagggggacgagtaccggccaagcCACAACCGGTTCGAAGAAGCTCTCCgacgaccccaactttgtgtcggaggaagaacgcaatcgccgccgcgccgcaggcgcctgtATCAAATGCGGTAAAATGGGTCATAAGTTTGCAGAgtgccgcacgggctggaaggccacccctATCGAGGAAAAAGGGAAGGCCaaagaaaccgccaaaattggcgaagactccgagtaccaatcgggaaaagagtaagggtacctgctgccgcgcgcaaggaccccaaggactctggattggttgaaatatgtaacatatcaaatagtaacaatagaatatcACCTCTCTTCACTATttcaatcaaaccagagaaacaagcggatcacttagaagtcctgatagattcaggcgccacctcatccttcCTACACCCACGAACCGCCGAGGCATTACGCCTACCACTAATAGATCTCCCCTCACCCcgcaccgttactatgctcgatgggtcgagcccccaggctggcaagatctggaagaaggctaacctaaccttctcctttgatggcaaatgTATGACGGAGACCTTCCTTAtttgcaatacagggtccCATGCCGCCATCTTAgggttgaaatggttggacgcccATAATccggagattgattggaatttgCGTACTctctccttccctcacaCGCCACcggaacaggttgccattgccgaagaggaggaagctgataaGGATCCCCTCAAAGGAGTACCCTctgaataccaccaatatgccaaggtatttggagaggaagaatttaacaagcttcccccacacaggCATTACGATATTGGCATTGAGCTTACGGAGGAGGGCCCCCTTAACTCGCCCCtttatagcatgactgatgccgaatccgccacactaaaggactggctcagggacgagctcaaggctgggaagatccgtcccagcaagtcatccatcagctcccccgtcatgttcgtccccaaaaaggatggatcCCGTCGCTTGGTTGTAGACTATTGTCGCCTAAATAACCGGACCAAAAAGAACGTGTACCCACTACCCCGTCCCGATGACTTAATGGCCCAactccgtggcgccaaggtGTTTACTAAATTAGACCTTCggtggggttacaacaatgtccgtgtcaaagaaggtgacgaGTGGAAAACCGCGTTccgtaccaaatatggcctttacgaatcccttgtcatgacctttggcttaactAACGCCCCCGCCtcattccaacacttcatgaacgacctATTCAAGGacctattggatgtatgcgtcatcatctaccttgatgacatcttgaTTTACTCTGAAGATGACGCATCACACACACATCacgttcatgaagtcctaCGGCGTTTAATGGAAAAccagctgttctgcaaagcgtcaaaatgtaccttccacgttacctctgtggaataccttggGATTATTGTCTCtaataagggttttagcctggataagctcaaaatccaggcggtacaagaatggccggtacccaccaaagtcaaggaagtccaatcGTTCCTggggtttgccaatttcctccgtCGTTtcgttgccaacttcagccacatggctaggccgctacacaacctagtcaagaaggataccccttggaaatgggacacaaaagaacaggaagcattccaagagCTGAAGGACGCCATAACCAACGCACCTGTACTCCGTCACGCCGACCCAACCAAGCCTTATTTCTTAGAAACGGATGCTTCTGGTGCAGCCCTAGGCTCCATTCTCAGTCAAcgacaggaagacggccgcctCCACCCACTTGGTTTCCTATccgaatcattcaagggagccGAGCAGAACTACGACACAcatgataaggagctcctagcaATTAttcgctcctttgagtattggcgcatattcctggaaggcaccGCACATCCCATCACGGTATTTACAGACCATtgcaacctggaatattggaaagaatCTAGAACATTCAACCAACGTCACGCCAGGTGGCACCTGTTACTAGCcgggtataacttccaaattgtatacCGCCccgggaaacaatcaggaaagccagacgcACTCTCACGCCGATCAGACCATGCCGATATACCTCCTGCCaatcagaccatgctccccgaccctgtctttgccaacgtagCCCTAGTCACACCTGAGAAGGAACTCCAGCGTCAAATTGAGGCCAGTCTAGACCAAGACGAGTCCCTGGAagaaatattacaattcctccagaacgagtccaaggcacctccgtccatcaaacaagcattcaaggattatgaaatggaagCCGGGTTATTGTTCTATCAAGGTTGCATTGTGGTCCCAGATGTGGGCACCCTGAGAACGGATCTGCTGCGGATATTCCATGATAGCCCCTTAGCCGGACACCCTGGTAGACAGCAAACCTTGGAACTGGTGTCAcgtaactactactggccaggaaTACGCGCAGATACGTATTGGCACGTGGATTCCTGCAAGACATGCCAACGaatcaggaagcccaaataCGCGTCAATTCCCCCACAGCCGCTTGAGCTCCCATCCAGACCATGGCAACACgtctcctatgacatgatcgTAGACCTACCAAAGGATGGAAACCACGACTCCATCTTGGTCATAgtagacagcttcaccaagtatgggatctttgtcaaatgttctAAGAAGCTGAAGGCACCTGAGCTAGCAGAGCTCTTCCTAGAACACGTGTGGAAACACCACGGCATGCCCGAAAAAACGATCTCTGATAGGGGAAGGGTGTTCAATAACAAGTTCCTGAGGGCACTGTACAAGCGCCTAGGGATAGATCCCCATTTTTCATTGGCATATCATCCACAGAGCGACGGTCAAACTGAGCGGGTCAATCCTTCAAtcgaacacttcctcagggcttactcagggatcaaccaacgggactggactaagtggctcccaatggcggagtttgcgtATAACAACGCCGTCCATAGCAGCACAGGCAAAACCCCCTTCAAAGCCCtgtatggatgggagccTACCTTAACCCCGTCCAACGTACCAAcggacgtcccagaagcagacagtctagcccaaacaatggaggACCAATGGAAAGAGGTAGAATCCGCcctccggcaatctaagcaacgAATGGTAGCCGGGGAAGATGGTAACCCAACGGAGTTTGAGGTCGGAGAAGAAGCATGGCTCGATGCTAAGAACGTTAATCTCAAAACCCTAAGCCCCAAGCTCACCGAACAACGCTTAGGACCGTTCAAAGTCATTGAGAAGATCTCCGACCGCGCGTACCGCCTTGAACTCCCTCCTACCATGaggatccacaacgtcttttATGTAGGACTCCtgtctaaagtcaaaagggacaaaaaacGGGCATTTGAGAACCGCCCGCCGCCAGTCACCATagacggagaagaggaatacgaggTTGAGGGAATCACCGATGCCGAAGAAAGGgatggaaaatggttcttccgagtcaaatggaagggatacgggTCCGAGgagaacacatgggaacctcgggaaaacttgaaaaatgcggaaaaaattttagaaaaatacgaaaaagatatgaaaaagaaggccctcggcgctgccaaggcccttagagggggggcagtgtcgtagacacaattgataccagggaatttattcccattttctcgaatttaaacgaactcaaacggacgacatttctagtcacgtgacttcggcgcttatatcatacgctaagcgccgagccacgtccccatccgcgcttaaatcagcatacgtagccacctccacctatgacgtcatcaatgacac
The Rhizoctonia solani chromosome 8, complete sequence DNA segment above includes these coding regions:
- a CDS encoding Retrotransposable element Tf2 protein, with amino-acid sequence MTWLTTEAPLIDWQQGLVTFPEQIQTASEEEADLDPLADLPPQYHEFARVFGKEEFKVLPPHREYDISIDLVPDAKLSPGPIYGMTDAESKALKQHINEELATGKIRPSTSSAGAPVMFVKKADGSLRLVVDYRKLNKVTHKNVYPLPRQDDLMAKLRNAKLFTKLDLRWGYNNVRIKEGDEWKTAFRTKYGLFEYLVMPFGLTNAPAAFQHFMNDLFRDLIDVTVVIYLDNILIFSKKPEDHPSHVREVLSRLMKNHHVTSALISYAKRRATSPSALKSAYVATSTYDVINDTHLLVPLPLPPLHPALLLARPRGHHLTLAAPTPLLLWQPVPGHPLEPSPLSIRETWDPDFRQPPLSNLGKSPLSGLPASSLASSAKLRTLSGSSKKSRKRGSRPEPTSKISPKPSMLSRMGFEASNSMGQGPQKKPSPRGPSFWPKQPKGLPSFAQPAPQRAIPPRVPSPPPSPRLRSPIGVPAPPAPAPAVTYPAPVKVDHPDAYTGKIGSEAKQWLTRMLAWTRLNLRMFPTDQEVLSFLLMNMKDSAGAWAHPHLDQLGSHRAIIQTVEGFKLEFLAAFGDPDATRAAERKITTLTQSGTCADYITKFRTLAMELDWNDAALRGQFARGLHWEVSRQIATREHRPRTLLELQNAALVINNALREERASHPPRDSKSSKTSNPARGTSTGQATTGSKKLSDDPNFVSEEERNRRRAAGACIKCGKMGHKFAECRTGWKATPIEEKGKAKETAKIGEDSEYQSGKDNNRISPLFTISIKPEKQADHLEVLIDSGATSSFLHPRTAEALRLPLIDLPSPRTVTMLDGSSPQAGKIWKKANLTFSFDGKCMTETFLICNTGSHAAILGLKWLDAHNPEIDWNLRTLSFPHTPPEQVAIAEEEEADKDPLKGVPSEYHQYAKVFGEEEFNKLPPHRHYDIGIELTEEGPLNSPLYSMTDAESATLKDWLRDELKAGKIRPSKSSISSPVMFVPKKDGSRRLVVDYCRLNNRTKKNVYPLPRPDDLMAQLRGAKVFTKLDLRWGYNNVRVKEGDEWKTAFRTKYGLYESLVMTFGLTNAPASFQHFMNDLFKDLLDVCVIIYLDDILIYSEDDASHTHHVHEVLRRLMENQLFCKASKCTFHVTSVEYLGIIVSNKGFSLDKLKIQAVQEWPVPTKVKEVQSFLGFANFLRRFVANFSHMARPLHNLVKKDTPWKWDTKEQEAFQELKDAITNAPVLRHADPTKPYFLETDASGAALGSILSQRQEDGRLHPLGFLSESFKGAEQNYDTHDKELLAIIRSFEYWRIFLEGTAHPITVFTDHCNLEYWKESRTFNQRHARWHLLLAGYNFQIVYRPGKQSGKPDALSRRSDHADIPPANQTMLPDPVFANVALVTPEKELQRQIEASLDQDESLEEILQFLQNESKAPPSIKQAFKDYEMEAGLLFYQGCIVVPDVGTLRTDLLRIFHDSPLAGHPGRQQTLELVSRNYYWPGIRADTYWHVDSCKTCQRIRKPKYASIPPQPLELPSRPWQHVSYDMIVDLPKDGNHDSILVIVDSFTKYGIFVKCSKKLKAPELAELFLEHVWKHHGMPEKTISDRGRVFNNKFLRALYKRLGIDPHFSLAYHPQSDGQTERVNPSIEHFLRAYSGINQRDWTKWLPMAEFAYNNAVHSSTGKTPFKALYGWEPTLTPSNVPTDVPEADSLAQTMEDQWKEVESALRQSKQRMVAGEDGNPTEFEVGEEAWLDAKNVNLKTLSPKLTEQRLGPFKVIEKISDRAYRLELPPTMRIHNVFYVGLLSKVKRDKKRAFENRPPPVTIDGEEEYEVEGITDAEERDGKWFFRVKWKGYGSEENTWEPRENLKNAEKILEKYEKDMKKKALGAAKALRGGAVS